In Fluviicola taffensis DSM 16823, the following are encoded in one genomic region:
- a CDS encoding YbjN domain-containing protein, producing the protein MNLDAVSFLIEQSIAELGVDPGLCRSDKPGQWNITYKGSTVWIDAFNFPQNPDKYYFQVMSPLLRIPDRNQESFFKNCLEINHTMYGCAISVKADWTYVLSLREADNLDKSEIDATLDRVAFYSSDYHGKLTFKFEGSWDPKATDKPVNFN; encoded by the coding sequence ATGAATTTAGATGCAGTTTCTTTTTTAATTGAGCAAAGTATCGCTGAATTAGGAGTTGATCCAGGATTATGTAGAAGCGACAAGCCTGGTCAATGGAATATAACCTACAAAGGTTCTACAGTGTGGATTGATGCTTTTAACTTTCCTCAAAATCCAGATAAATACTATTTCCAAGTAATGAGTCCTTTACTGCGTATTCCAGATCGCAACCAGGAGTCATTTTTTAAGAATTGCCTGGAAATCAATCATACCATGTATGGCTGTGCAATAAGCGTGAAAGCTGATTGGACGTATGTACTTTCTTTACGCGAAGCTGATAATTTAGATAAAAGTGAAATCGACGCAACTTTGGATCGCGTAGCGTTTTATTCCTCCGATTATCATGGCAAACTGACCTTTAAATTTGAGGGAAGTTGGGATCCGAAAGCAACAGATAAACCAGTGAATTTTAATTGA
- a CDS encoding efflux RND transporter periplasmic adaptor subunit — protein sequence MIVLKTNQLLTVLSLVILASCSSKEEAPAGDVIKSYQVLTLEPHSTTLQTTYPATLEGIENVDIHPKIDGFIDKIAVDEGQFVKKGQLLFTITAPQYEQLVRTARATVKSAEAGVSVARLQVQKTKSLVDKNIVNKYELQEADLTLQTRLAELAQAEANLVNANVNLGYTRISSPVDGVIGSLTFKTGSLVSSSMAKPLTTVSNISKIYAYFSMNEKQLLEFIRNTKGVDLKSKIANIPDVSLVLSDGSLYPDKGKIGSINGLINAQTGSTRIRATFSNTLSLLRSGGSAQVLIPQEVSNGFLIPQRAVSDVQGKKFVCLVDKGDVIRMVNIEVMEATSGTFFIVTKGVKAGDPVVLEGVQFLKDGVKIKSVKADSKAVYAELNQ from the coding sequence ATGATTGTATTGAAAACAAACCAATTACTAACTGTATTATCGTTAGTAATTTTAGCTTCATGTAGTTCAAAAGAGGAAGCCCCAGCTGGCGATGTGATAAAATCATATCAAGTACTTACTTTAGAGCCGCATTCCACAACCTTACAAACAACTTACCCAGCAACTCTTGAAGGAATTGAAAATGTAGACATTCATCCGAAAATTGATGGATTCATTGACAAAATTGCTGTCGATGAAGGACAGTTCGTGAAAAAAGGTCAATTATTATTTACCATTACAGCACCCCAATACGAACAATTGGTTCGAACAGCTCGAGCAACTGTAAAGAGTGCTGAGGCAGGTGTAAGTGTTGCGCGTTTGCAAGTGCAGAAGACCAAATCGTTGGTTGATAAAAATATCGTCAACAAATATGAGTTGCAAGAAGCTGACTTGACTTTGCAGACACGTTTAGCTGAGTTAGCTCAAGCAGAAGCGAATTTGGTGAATGCAAATGTGAACTTAGGCTATACGCGTATTTCAAGTCCGGTGGATGGTGTGATTGGTAGCTTGACTTTTAAAACAGGAAGTTTGGTTTCAAGTAGTATGGCTAAACCATTAACAACGGTTTCCAATATTTCGAAAATATACGCTTACTTCTCAATGAATGAAAAGCAATTGTTGGAATTTATTCGAAATACAAAAGGAGTAGATTTGAAATCTAAAATCGCCAATATTCCTGATGTTTCATTGGTTCTTTCTGATGGTTCTCTTTATCCAGACAAAGGAAAAATCGGGTCCATTAACGGATTGATTAATGCTCAAACAGGTTCTACAAGAATCCGCGCAACGTTCTCGAATACTTTGAGTTTATTGAGGAGTGGAGGAAGTGCACAGGTATTAATTCCACAAGAAGTTTCCAATGGATTTTTGATTCCGCAACGCGCTGTATCTGATGTGCAAGGAAAGAAATTTGTTTGTTTGGTCGACAAAGGAGATGTTATTCGTATGGTGAACATTGAGGTGATGGAAGCAACTAGTGGAACTTTCTTCATTGTTACCAAAGGTGTAAAAGCTGGAGATCCAGTTGTTTTGGAAGGAGTTCAGTTCCTAAAAGACGGAGTGAAAATCAAATCCGTGAAAGCAGATTCGAAAGCGGTATATGCAGAATTGAATCAGTAA
- a CDS encoding helix-turn-helix domain-containing protein produces MNGLLTLQEFYASILNKGTLEQFSHLSKMSHFNVFKRGQIQCARITELHRTDFHKISLVVGDGIIHFEDSKIPISGKTLVFYHRNVPHVWEPVSEDQQGSFCLFNNHFIETYLLDTLFRDTPLTNMAMNPVYPLTDEQATIFEFIFEQIHSEVEGDYVKKYEVIVHYLHLLLHQTNKMCFQNIREDKKPQASVALTALFMEMLERQFPIDSSDQSLALKKPSDFAEQLSIHVNHLNRSIKEVTGRSTTEIISSRLANEAKALLRHTDSSVAEIAYTLGFEHPSNFNNFFKKQTQLTPKSFRGVVS; encoded by the coding sequence ATGAATGGGTTATTGACATTACAAGAGTTTTACGCAAGTATTCTGAATAAAGGAACATTGGAACAGTTTTCTCACTTGTCTAAAATGAGCCATTTCAATGTGTTTAAACGCGGACAGATTCAATGTGCTCGTATCACGGAATTACACAGAACCGATTTTCATAAAATATCTCTAGTTGTAGGTGATGGAATCATTCATTTTGAAGATTCTAAAATTCCTATTTCAGGTAAAACACTCGTTTTTTATCACCGAAATGTACCTCATGTTTGGGAACCAGTTTCTGAAGATCAGCAAGGTTCTTTTTGCTTGTTTAACAACCATTTTATTGAAACTTATTTGTTGGATACGCTTTTTAGAGATACACCATTGACAAATATGGCTATGAATCCAGTTTATCCTTTAACAGATGAACAGGCAACTATTTTTGAATTTATTTTTGAGCAAATTCATTCTGAAGTGGAAGGTGATTATGTCAAAAAATACGAGGTAATTGTCCATTATTTGCACCTTTTGCTTCATCAAACGAATAAAATGTGTTTTCAGAATATTCGGGAAGATAAGAAGCCACAGGCTTCCGTTGCTTTAACTGCTCTTTTTATGGAAATGCTTGAAAGACAGTTTCCTATTGACTCTTCAGATCAGTCGCTTGCATTGAAAAAGCCAAGTGATTTTGCAGAACAGTTATCTATTCATGTCAATCATTTGAATCGTTCCATAAAAGAAGTTACAGGCAGAAGCACCACTGAAATTATTTCTTCACGCTTGGCAAATGAGGCCAAAGCTTTGTTGCGTCATACAGATAGTTCTGTCGCTGAAATTGCATATACATTAGGTTTCGAACATCCTTCCAACTTTAATAATTTTTTCAAAAAACAAACACAGTTGACTCCCAAATCATTTCGAGGAGTTGTTTCGTGA
- a CDS encoding efflux RND transporter permease subunit encodes MFKRFIEKPVLSTVISILIVILGVLGLIAIPVSQYPDIAPPTVQVSASYQGANADVVLNNVVVPLEEQINGVEDMTYMTSTAGNDGTATITVYFKLGTNPDLAAVNVQNRVSRATSLLPAEVNRAGVVTTKRQASNLLIFNLYSADSTYDQTFLQNYANINLIPQIKRIKGVGDATAFGLMDYSMRIWLKPDVMASYGLVPDDVNKALAEQNIEAAPGQFGEQGKQSYQYTIKYKGRLKEDTEFNEIVIRVGEDGEVLRLKDIARIELGAQSYASSVRVNGKFGLGVAVNQTAGSNAQEVIEGTLAVLDEAKASFPKGVEYTTIVNVNDFLDASIEKVFHTLIEAFILVFLVVFLFLQDFRSTLIPAISVPVAIIGTFFFLNLFGFSINLLTLFALVLAIGIVVDDAIVVVEAVHAKLDEGYKSSKKATIDAMDEITGAIVSITLVMAAVFVPVSFIEGSTGVFYKQFGLTLAIAIILSAVNALTLSPALCALLLKPHKDDHGKKKSYMARFNIAFNTSFGKLTNRYKRTVSLFSRRKWMVVVILGAFTGLLIWGMKTTPKGFVPAEDMGTIFSDISLAPGTSQERTEEVLTEIDSIVRTIPETKFTLRVVGRSIISGSGSSYGMVFTRLKLWNERKRDVKAIIDELFAKTASIKDAKIIFFSPPTIQGFGNTAGFEFQLQDKSGGDINEFNTVAQNFLGALGQRPEIKYATTSFNPNFPQYQIDVNVPRIKQAGLTVSDVLGVLQGYYGGVYASNFNKFGKQYRVIYQAEAASRKNIQSLNSIFVRTPSGEMAAVSEFITMKKVYGPQVISRFNLFTAIAVNGTPNDGYSSGDAMKAIEEVAAENLPAGYDYEFSGLTREESSGGNQTLYIFLLVVVFVYFLLSAQYESYILPLSVLFSLPIGLAGVFIFDKIFKIDNNIYTQITIVMLVGLLAKNAILIVEYALDRRKNGMSIVDAAISGATARLRPILMTSFAFIFGLLPLMLSTGVGAAGNTSIGTGAVGGMLIGTLFGVLVIPVLFIVFQSLQERVKPLEFETLIEGEGEDQISH; translated from the coding sequence ATGTTTAAAAGATTCATAGAAAAACCCGTATTATCTACGGTTATCTCGATATTGATTGTGATTCTTGGAGTTTTAGGCTTAATTGCTATTCCAGTTTCTCAATATCCAGATATTGCCCCACCAACTGTTCAGGTTTCTGCTTCCTATCAAGGAGCGAATGCCGATGTAGTACTAAACAATGTGGTCGTTCCGCTTGAAGAGCAAATCAATGGAGTGGAAGACATGACTTACATGACATCTACAGCTGGAAATGATGGAACAGCAACGATTACGGTGTATTTTAAATTGGGGACTAACCCCGATTTGGCAGCGGTAAATGTTCAAAACAGAGTTTCCCGAGCTACTAGCTTATTGCCTGCGGAGGTAAATCGAGCAGGAGTTGTTACTACAAAAAGACAAGCAAGTAATTTATTGATTTTCAATCTTTACAGTGCCGATTCGACATACGATCAAACCTTTCTTCAAAATTACGCGAACATCAATTTGATTCCCCAAATTAAACGGATCAAAGGTGTTGGAGATGCAACAGCATTTGGTTTGATGGATTACTCCATGCGAATTTGGTTGAAGCCAGATGTAATGGCAAGTTACGGATTAGTTCCAGACGATGTCAATAAAGCTTTGGCCGAACAAAATATCGAAGCTGCTCCTGGTCAATTCGGAGAGCAAGGAAAACAAAGTTATCAGTATACCATTAAATACAAAGGCCGCTTAAAAGAAGATACCGAATTCAATGAAATTGTTATTCGAGTAGGAGAAGATGGTGAAGTATTACGCTTGAAAGACATTGCTCGTATTGAATTGGGTGCTCAAAGTTATGCCAGTTCTGTGCGTGTGAATGGCAAGTTTGGGCTTGGAGTTGCCGTTAATCAAACTGCGGGGTCGAATGCGCAAGAGGTGATTGAAGGAACTTTGGCTGTATTGGATGAAGCAAAAGCTTCTTTCCCGAAAGGAGTAGAGTATACAACCATCGTAAATGTGAACGATTTCTTGGATGCGTCTATTGAAAAAGTGTTCCATACCTTGATTGAAGCCTTTATTTTGGTGTTCTTGGTGGTATTCTTGTTCTTGCAAGATTTCCGTTCGACTTTGATTCCTGCAATTAGTGTCCCAGTAGCCATTATTGGTACATTCTTCTTCCTCAATCTCTTTGGCTTTAGTATCAATCTCTTGACCTTATTTGCCTTGGTATTGGCCATTGGTATTGTGGTCGATGATGCTATTGTGGTAGTAGAAGCCGTTCATGCGAAACTGGATGAAGGATACAAATCTTCCAAGAAAGCAACCATTGATGCGATGGATGAAATTACGGGCGCCATTGTTTCAATTACTTTGGTGATGGCAGCGGTATTTGTTCCAGTCAGTTTCATTGAGGGATCTACAGGAGTTTTCTACAAGCAATTCGGATTAACATTGGCAATAGCTATTATCCTTTCTGCTGTAAATGCATTGACTTTAAGTCCAGCTTTGTGTGCTTTACTTTTGAAACCGCATAAAGATGATCACGGGAAGAAAAAATCCTATATGGCACGTTTCAATATAGCTTTCAATACTTCTTTTGGTAAATTGACGAATCGCTACAAACGAACAGTTTCTCTTTTCAGTAGAAGAAAATGGATGGTGGTTGTTATTTTAGGAGCATTCACAGGTTTGTTGATTTGGGGAATGAAAACCACTCCAAAAGGATTTGTACCAGCAGAAGATATGGGAACAATTTTCTCTGATATTTCTTTAGCTCCAGGAACTTCGCAAGAGCGAACAGAAGAAGTTTTGACAGAAATCGATAGTATTGTTCGAACGATTCCTGAAACAAAATTCACTCTTCGGGTAGTTGGTCGCTCGATTATTTCTGGGTCAGGAAGTTCTTATGGAATGGTCTTCACACGTTTGAAATTGTGGAATGAACGCAAGCGTGATGTAAAAGCAATTATTGATGAATTATTTGCTAAAACTGCTTCAATCAAGGATGCTAAAATTATTTTCTTCTCACCACCAACCATTCAAGGGTTTGGTAACACAGCTGGATTTGAGTTTCAGTTGCAAGATAAATCGGGTGGAGATATCAATGAATTCAATACTGTAGCACAAAATTTCCTAGGAGCTTTAGGGCAACGACCGGAAATTAAATATGCGACGACTTCTTTTAATCCGAATTTCCCACAATATCAAATTGATGTCAACGTGCCTCGTATCAAACAAGCAGGTTTAACCGTTTCCGATGTGCTAGGAGTTCTTCAAGGATATTATGGTGGAGTTTACGCTTCCAACTTCAATAAGTTTGGAAAGCAATACCGCGTTATTTATCAAGCCGAAGCCGCAAGTAGAAAGAATATTCAAAGTTTGAATTCGATTTTTGTTCGTACTCCTTCGGGTGAAATGGCTGCAGTTTCAGAATTCATCACCATGAAAAAAGTGTACGGTCCACAAGTGATTTCTCGCTTTAATTTGTTTACTGCGATTGCTGTAAATGGTACTCCGAATGACGGATATAGTTCTGGAGATGCAATGAAAGCTATTGAAGAAGTAGCAGCTGAGAATCTTCCAGCAGGATATGATTATGAGTTTTCGGGCTTAACCCGTGAAGAAAGTTCCGGAGGAAATCAAACACTCTATATTTTCTTGTTAGTTGTTGTCTTTGTTTACTTCTTGTTGAGTGCTCAATATGAAAGTTATATCTTACCCTTGTCAGTATTATTCTCTCTTCCAATTGGTTTGGCAGGAGTATTTATTTTCGATAAAATATTTAAGATTGACAACAATATTTACACACAAATTACCATCGTGATGTTGGTTGGTCTCTTGGCTAAAAATGCTATTCTAATTGTAGAATATGCGCTCGATCGCAGAAAGAACGGAATGAGTATTGTTGATGCAGCAATTAGTGGAGCAACAGCCCGGCTTCGTCCAATATTAATGACTTCTTTCGCTTTCATCTTTGGTTTGTTGCCATTGATGCTTTCAACAGGCGTTGGGGCTGCAGGAAATACTTCCATTGGAACAGGGGCTGTAGGAGGAATGTTGATAGGAACCCTATTTGGAGTTCTTGTAATTCCTGTTTTATTCATCGTGTTCCAAAGCTTACAAGAAAGGGTGAAACCTCTTGAATTTGAGACTTTAATCGAAGGTGAAGGAGAAGATCAAATCTCACATTAA
- a CDS encoding alpha/beta hydrolase gives MTHLNFNLLKKGALPLFCLLILFTAACKKKKPAETTYDVTQAHNLTNISYGSDNYQKMDIYLPANRNSSTKVFVLIHGGGWGAGDKADFTEMLNSLKVYYPNHAIININYRLATQASPAFPKQIDDIQLALNEISLPKYSVSSNFFLFGASAGGHLSLLYAYGYDPNHHVKGICNTVGPADFTDPNYLNNPIFAPSYGILISGGTQNSSLIQAVSPALRVTASAPPTLSFYGELDPLVPATQMDRLHNALDSLGVYNEKTMYQGAGHGDWNPTQANDYVAKMVLFVNAYFP, from the coding sequence ATGACTCATTTGAATTTCAACCTTTTGAAAAAAGGAGCGTTACCATTATTTTGTTTATTAATCCTATTCACTGCCGCTTGTAAAAAGAAAAAACCAGCTGAAACTACTTATGATGTGACTCAAGCTCATAATTTAACGAACATTTCTTACGGGAGTGATAATTACCAAAAAATGGATATTTATCTGCCCGCAAATAGAAATTCAAGTACTAAAGTATTTGTACTAATTCACGGTGGTGGATGGGGAGCAGGCGACAAAGCTGATTTCACTGAAATGTTAAATTCACTGAAAGTCTATTACCCAAATCACGCGATTATTAATATCAATTACCGTTTGGCTACACAGGCTAGTCCAGCATTCCCAAAACAAATCGACGACATTCAATTAGCTTTAAACGAAATCAGCCTTCCAAAATATTCTGTTTCATCTAATTTCTTTTTGTTTGGAGCTTCTGCAGGGGGACATCTTTCATTACTTTATGCTTACGGATACGATCCAAACCATCATGTGAAGGGAATTTGCAATACGGTTGGCCCAGCTGATTTTACGGACCCAAATTATCTAAACAATCCAATTTTCGCTCCTTCTTACGGAATATTAATCAGTGGCGGAACACAAAATAGTTCTTTAATTCAAGCAGTAAGTCCTGCACTTCGGGTAACAGCTTCTGCGCCTCCCACACTTTCATTTTATGGAGAACTGGACCCATTGGTTCCTGCAACTCAAATGGATCGTTTACACAACGCACTTGATTCGTTAGGTGTTTACAATGAAAAGACGATGTATCAAGGTGCAGGCCATGGAGACTGGAATCCGACACAAGCTAATGACTATGTTGCCAAAATGGTACTTTTTGTCAATGCGTATTTTCCTTAA
- a CDS encoding DUF4852 domain-containing protein codes for MKPEMMRNTFLLIFIFVSSINILYSQEAEKLKKYQSLVSKHTYSKGDTIVVGETGKNVFSAKKKYAGIFIKDKKNVCGFRELDSVISGSQCIIKNILSFQEHCTFEFKNSVVFELQGPNNWTLYMPIDKALQAKELIVFTNPKKTKGIDLLDERAVFLLNLEQSKGTSADNALKYCKIVDPAKGKAFELNLSQFEKEKAEWVKKLDLARKGVQLKDTFILTLPAYLSKYAFDKGEFQIVDNPTVYGSKALTYSGDTKVVFDNYKSFTTLKSAKENADFFLNVNTADYNGNRKAYTQIKAICTSITKDPNVLVTSDNPGINILHFTILEMWMVDSENLNYNYIGSKKLK; via the coding sequence ATGAAACCTGAAATGATGCGCAATACCTTTTTACTAATTTTTATTTTCGTTAGTTCGATTAATATTCTGTATTCTCAGGAAGCTGAAAAGCTAAAAAAATACCAATCACTTGTTTCTAAACATACGTATTCCAAAGGTGATACCATTGTGGTTGGTGAAACGGGGAAGAATGTTTTCAGTGCAAAAAAGAAATACGCAGGAATTTTCATCAAGGACAAAAAGAATGTCTGCGGGTTTCGCGAATTGGATTCGGTGATTTCTGGATCACAGTGCATCATCAAAAATATTTTATCCTTTCAAGAGCATTGTACGTTTGAGTTTAAAAATTCAGTTGTTTTCGAATTACAAGGGCCCAATAATTGGACTCTTTATATGCCGATTGACAAAGCGCTTCAAGCAAAAGAATTGATTGTTTTTACCAATCCAAAAAAAACAAAAGGTATTGATTTATTGGATGAAAGAGCTGTTTTTTTGCTGAATTTGGAGCAATCAAAAGGAACGTCTGCAGATAATGCATTGAAGTATTGCAAAATTGTAGATCCGGCGAAGGGGAAAGCGTTTGAACTAAATTTAAGTCAGTTTGAAAAAGAGAAAGCTGAATGGGTGAAAAAGTTGGATTTAGCTCGGAAAGGCGTTCAGTTGAAAGATACTTTTATTCTTACTTTACCAGCTTATTTGAGTAAATATGCCTTTGATAAAGGAGAATTTCAAATTGTAGACAATCCAACTGTTTATGGATCAAAAGCATTGACCTATTCTGGAGATACGAAGGTGGTTTTTGACAATTACAAAAGCTTCACAACCTTAAAATCGGCAAAAGAAAATGCAGATTTCTTTTTAAATGTCAATACGGCGGATTACAACGGGAACAGAAAGGCTTATACTCAGATTAAGGCCATTTGTACTTCGATTACCAAAGATCCCAATGTGTTAGTAACCTCCGATAATCCAGGAATTAACATTCTTCACTTTACGATTTTGGAAATGTGGATGGTTGATTCGGAGAATTTAAACTACAATTATATTGGATCTAAAAAGTTGAAATAA
- a CDS encoding T9SS type A sorting domain-containing protein, with product MKKSVFVAIILTGLPLIGSAQCSSTPDFYDDYSSSTGWTSVDKTNHTPYVTIGSGTMNYTNVSGGREQRIVKALPFTLANAFVAGCKINLSGGNAPSHLVMSFTENNNDTWYTQTGQLTECSAFSGTITNQDALFCYIGDPSSPFSTFCCPQNNNWQIYVGYKDGTTLLNNASTGISIPNAYTDYYVRLQRTDNWGGIISIFSDAAMTTHITGSPQCFSMPTTVQNLQYVQHGVATGGNCRRKLSMQLDDLKIYNGYSPCPWELIPSFTAENVVCGNSGIIVDGSASTSAPGLPINQYFWMVQPCDAAGNPIPGSTQWNSPWGSPAVYTIPNSASGGPITCGNYYLISLAVQNCGNNWTQTSQVVYVACAGPTYTRNISTGYDNTLSTLNTLGLDDDEWVSSSLPGTPFATCITHTTNAALDPAGAGLWVTSSANGIQPANQLGAPQNYWYEYQINLPSAYSGYQLIINKFASDDYAEMYLNAATTPFITLNPAAPSTNYTVGITSPVTVSLSSGLNTIRVYTENYIRYTGMLVIGRITGSCEISDTEPGGGGHSLIQNGNSTLTSSGFQAVPNPTTGKTSLIFENREISEVSSIITVYNASGAVVKTIDEKLLTSKYDLNLEGLSKGVYLIEVRTNGERLNQRLVIE from the coding sequence ATGAAAAAATCAGTATTCGTAGCAATTATCCTAACCGGCTTACCTTTGATTGGAAGTGCACAATGTAGTTCAACACCAGACTTTTATGACGATTATTCCAGCTCAACAGGATGGACTTCTGTTGACAAAACCAATCATACTCCCTATGTGACAATTGGTTCTGGAACAATGAACTATACAAATGTCAGCGGAGGTCGTGAACAACGAATTGTAAAAGCTCTTCCGTTTACTTTAGCAAATGCTTTCGTTGCGGGGTGCAAAATCAACCTTTCTGGTGGAAATGCACCTTCCCATTTGGTGATGTCTTTTACAGAGAACAACAACGATACTTGGTATACTCAAACAGGTCAATTGACCGAGTGCTCTGCGTTTAGTGGAACTATTACCAACCAAGACGCTTTGTTTTGTTATATCGGTGATCCAAGTTCCCCATTCTCCACTTTTTGCTGTCCGCAGAATAACAATTGGCAAATATACGTGGGATACAAAGATGGAACTACTTTACTCAATAATGCCAGTACAGGTATCAGTATCCCAAATGCATATACCGATTATTATGTTCGTTTACAACGCACTGATAACTGGGGAGGAATCATCAGTATATTTTCTGATGCTGCAATGACTACTCATATCACAGGGTCTCCTCAATGTTTTTCGATGCCAACAACTGTTCAGAACTTACAATACGTTCAACATGGTGTTGCTACAGGAGGAAATTGTCGGAGAAAACTCTCCATGCAATTGGATGATTTAAAGATTTACAATGGCTATTCACCTTGTCCATGGGAACTTATTCCGTCATTCACTGCTGAAAATGTGGTTTGTGGGAATAGCGGGATTATAGTTGATGGATCAGCAAGTACTTCTGCACCAGGATTACCAATCAATCAGTATTTTTGGATGGTTCAACCGTGTGATGCTGCAGGAAATCCAATACCAGGATCTACACAATGGAATTCACCTTGGGGCTCCCCTGCTGTCTATACTATTCCTAATTCAGCATCTGGAGGGCCAATTACTTGCGGAAATTATTATTTGATTTCACTTGCCGTGCAAAACTGCGGAAACAACTGGACACAAACAAGCCAAGTGGTTTATGTGGCCTGTGCCGGACCAACTTACACTCGGAATATTTCTACGGGATATGACAATACATTAAGCACACTAAACACTCTAGGACTGGATGACGATGAATGGGTGAGTTCTAGTTTACCTGGTACACCATTTGCTACCTGTATTACACATACGACCAATGCAGCACTTGATCCTGCAGGAGCGGGACTTTGGGTAACCAGTTCAGCAAACGGTATTCAACCAGCCAATCAGTTAGGAGCGCCTCAAAATTACTGGTATGAATACCAAATCAATCTTCCATCTGCTTATAGTGGTTATCAGCTCATTATTAATAAATTTGCATCAGATGACTATGCAGAAATGTATCTAAATGCAGCTACGACTCCATTTATAACTCTCAATCCGGCCGCTCCCTCAACCAATTATACAGTTGGAATTACCTCACCAGTAACGGTCTCGTTGTCTTCCGGATTAAACACTATTCGCGTATATACGGAAAACTACATCCGCTACACTGGAATGCTGGTAATTGGAAGAATAACAGGAAGCTGCGAAATTTCTGATACAGAGCCAGGTGGTGGCGGTCATTCTCTCATTCAGAATGGCAACTCTACACTAACAAGCAGTGGATTCCAAGCGGTACCGAATCCTACAACAGGAAAAACAAGCCTGATTTTCGAAAACCGGGAAATTTCTGAAGTTTCCAGTATAATCACTGTTTACAATGCATCAGGAGCAGTAGTAAAAACAATTGATGAAAAACTTCTGACTTCGAAATACGATTTAAACTTAGAAGGGCTTTCCAAAGGAGTTTATTTAATTGAAGTGCGAACAAATGGGGAACGTTTAAACCAACGATTGGTCATTGAATAG